From a single Pelodiscus sinensis isolate JC-2024 chromosome 4, ASM4963464v1, whole genome shotgun sequence genomic region:
- the LOC102455656 gene encoding NACHT, LRR and PYD domains-containing protein 12-like isoform X2, translating into MENRSSRISDLLVHAFNNLSQEEFKGFKDKLSHSDMGGKGTIPRGRLENADRIDTKNLLMAFYGGDIAVDVTVEIFSQIHLRESAAKLKEQREKALCPEQTPGRTDYTVKYREHIQNKYRVIKDLNSRLGENVTLNSRYTKLMIVKKHCHKKEREHEIMTLGRRHEEIMTKRASSITLSNLFKCDEDGQTPQIVVLLGAAGIGKTMTARKIMFDWAGGELYRGKFDYAFYINCREVNFGSEQGRIADLIIKNCPNKNAPIEEILINPEKLLFIIDGFDELRFSLDQPEDNLCSDPCEKQPLEITLSSLVRKTVLLESYVIITTRPTALEKLRQCLECARYAEILGFSTAEREEYFHKFFGNEEKARKAFNFVKENEMLFTMCFVPIACWIICTVLKQHMEAGEDLAQTSKTITGVYMLYLFSLLKGHSSNAKQPTPTNLKGLCSLAADGIWRQKILFGEEEIKKHGLDTSDSLFLNENMFQKDIDCECVYSFIHLSFQEFFAALFYVLEKEETTVVDTGTAMNNVKKLLENYGKSRNYLMLTVRFLFGLLNEERMKDMEKKLSCKISPKIKPDLLQWVKTKPKISSLSLESEELFLEPDEELSSFKRNAEMIYQLEEFHCLYEIQEENFVQSALNRFTELYLAEYNFTKMDQVALSFCLKNCCRLETLHLNLCMFGLEDSSEDSLRPPKQPRLEQHQDELTPSPIYLLCQALKDPNCKLKKLKDLASALSTKQTLSELDLSMNSLGDSGVRLLCEGLTHPTCKLQKLGLSNCHLTATCSGDLASLLSTKPTLTELDIGENNLGDSGVQLLCGGLKHPHCKLQKLRLMNCGLTAGSCGNLSSVLRAKPTLNELDLALNNLGEAGGMKLLCEGLKHPDCKLQKLRLMGCQLTAACCEDLSSVLSINQTLTELELRGNLLRDSGVQLLCEGLKHANCKLQKLGLKNFLLTDACCEDLAAVLSISESLTELQLGIDYLRDSGVQLLCEGLKHPNCKLQKLGLWGCDLTADCCGDLSSALRTSQYLTELELGYNELGDSGVQLLCEGVKHPNCKLQKLGLEHCSLTAACCGDLSSALSMNQNLSELDIGRNKLGDSGVQLLCEGLKHPNCKLHKISLGYQSVTEETQAELAAVKDTKPDLLIEIW; encoded by the exons ATTACACGGTGAAATATCGAGAACACATCCAAAACAAGTACAGAGTCATAAAAGACTTGAACTCTCGCCTTGGTGAGAATGTGACTCTAAACAGCAGATACACAAAGCTGATGATTGTAAAGAAACATTGTCACAAAAAGGAAAGAGAACACGAAATAATGACCTTGGGACGGAGACACGAAGAAATCATGACGAAGCGAGCTAGTTCCATCACCCTGAGCAATTTATTTAAATGTGATGAAGATGGACAAACGCCGCAAATTGTTGTgctactgggagctgcagggattgGAAAAACAATGACAGCGAGAAAGATTATGTTTGATTGGGCAGGAGGAGAGCTCTACAGGGGAAAGTTTGATTATGCTTTCTACATAAATTGCAGGGAAGTGAATTTTGGCAGTGAGCAGGGAAGAATTGCGGATTTGATCATAAAGAATTGTCCCAATAAAAACGCACCAATTGAAGAGATTTTGATAAATCCAGAGAAACTCCTGTTTATTATTGATGGTTTTGATGAACTGAGATTTTCCTTGGATCAGCCAGAAGATAATCTGTGCTCTGATCCCTGTGAGAAGCAGCCCTTGGAAATTACACTGAGCAGTTTAGTTCGGAAAACTGTTCTTCTTGAATCCTATGTAATAATCACTACAAGACCCACTGCTTTGGAGAAACTCCGGCAGTGTCTGGAGTGTGCACGTTACGCAGAGATCCTGGGGTTTTCTACAGCTGAGAGGGAGGAATATTTCCATAAGTTTTTTGGGAATGAAGAAAAAGCAAGAAAAGCCTTTAACTTTGTCAAAGAAAATGAAATGCTCTTCACCATGTGCTTTGTCCCCATTGCATGTTGGATCATCTGCACGGTTCTGAAACAACATATGGAAGCAGGGGAAGATCTTGCACAAACATCCAAAACAATCACTGGTGTGTACATGCTCTATCTTTTCAGCTTATTAAAGGGTCACAGCAGCAATGCAAAGCAGCCCACACCAACTAACTTAAAGGGACTTTGTTCCTTGGCTGCAGATGGAATCTGGAGGCAGAAAATACTCTTTGGGGAAGAAGAAATCAAGAAGCATGGCTTAGATACATCCGACTCTCTCTTTCTGAATGAGAACATGTTTCAAAAAGATATTGACTGTGAGTGTGTTTACAGCTTCATTCACTTGAGTTTTCAAGAGTTTTTTGCAGCTTTGTTTTATGTGTTGGAGAAAGAAGAAACAACTGTGGTAGATACAGGAACTGCTATGAACAATGTGAAAAAATTGTTAGAAAACTATGGAAAATCTAGAAATTATTTAATGTTAACAGTGCGATTCCTGTTTGGTCTCTTGAATGAAGAGAGGATGAAGGACATGGAGAAAAAACTTAGCTGCAAAATTTCACCCAAAATCAAACCAGATTTACTGCAGTGggttaaaacaaaaccaaaaatatcATCCTTGTCCCTAGAGTCTGAGGAGCTGTTCTTGGAGCCTGATGAGGAGTTATCATCCTTTAAACGTAACGCTGAGATGATTTACCAGCTTGAGGAGTTTCACTGTTTGTATGAAATTCAGGAAGAGAATTTTGTGCAAAGTGCACTAAATCGCTTCACTGAGCTGTATTTAGCTGAATACAATTTTACCAAAATGGATCAAGTGGCTCTTTCATTCTGTCTAAAAAACTGTTGCAGACTGGAGACGCTCCATCTAAATCTGTGCATGTTTGGATTAGAAGACTCGAGTGAAGATTCTCTAAGGCCACCCAAACAGCCACGTTT GGAACAGCATCAGGATGAGCTGACACCTTCTCCCATTTACCTGCTCTGCCAAGCTCTGAAGGATCCAAACTgtaaactaaagaaactaaa GGATCTCGCCTCTGCTCTCAGCACCAAACAAACCCTGAGTGAGCTGGACCTGTCGATGAACAGCCTGGGCGACTCAGGAGTGAGGCTGCTGTGTGAGGGACTGACCCACCCAACCTGCAAACTGCAGAAACTGGG GCTTTCTAACTGCCACCTCACAGCCACGTGTAGTGGGGATCTCGCATCTCTCCTCAGCACCAAGCCCACCCTGACAGAGCTTGACATAGGGGAGAACAACCTGGGGGATTCAGGCGTGCAGCTGCTGTGCGGGGGGctgaaacatccacactgcaaactgCAGAAGCTGCG GTTGATGAATTGTGGTCTGACAGCTGGCTCTTGCGGGAATCTCTCCTCTGTTCTCAGGGCCAAACCGACCCTGAATGAGCTGGATCTTGCGCTGAACaacctgggagaggcagggggaatgAAACTGCTGTGTGAGGGACTGAAACATCCCGACTGCAAACTGCAGAAACTGAG GTTGATGGGTTGCCAGCTGACAGCTGCTTGTTGTGAGGATCTCTCCTCTGTTCTCAGTATCAACCAGACTCTGACTGAGTTGGAGTTGAGAGGAAACCTCCTCAGGGATTCTGGCGTGCAGCTGCTGTGTGAGGGGCTGAAGCATGCAAACTGCAAACTGCAGAAACTGGG gctgAAGAATTTCCTTCTCACAGATGCCTGCTGTGAGGATCTAGCTGCTGTTCTCAGCATCAGTGAGAGCCTGACGGAGCTACAGCTGGGCATTGACTATCTGAGGGATTCCGGAGTGCAGCTGCTGTGCGAGGGTCTGAAACACCCCAACTGCAAACTGCAGAAACTGGG GTTGTGGGGCTGTGATCTCACAGCCGATTGCTGTGGGGATCTCTCCTCTGCTCTCAGAACCAGCCAGTACTTGACAGAGCTAGAACTGGGGTATAACGAACTGGGCGATTCCGGCGTGCAGCTGCTGTGTGAGGGAGTGAAACATCCTAACTGCAAACTGCAGAAACTGGG GTTGGAGCATTGCAGCCTGACTGCTGCTTGTTGTGGTGATCTCTCCTCCGCATTAAGCATGAACCAGAACCTGTCAGAACTAGATATAGGGAGAAACAAGCTGGGGGATTCCGGAGTGCAGCTGCTCTGTGAGGGACTGAAACACCCCAATTGCAAACTACACAAAATAAG CCTGGGCTATCAGAGCGTCACTGAAGAAACACAGGCAGAGCTGGCTGCTGTGAAAGACACAAAACCTGATCTCCTCATAGAGATATGGTAG
- the LOC102455656 gene encoding NACHT, LRR and PYD domains-containing protein 12-like isoform X1, with protein sequence MENRSSRISDLLVHAFNNLSQEEFKGFKDKLSHSDMGGKGTIPRGRLENADRIDTKNLLMAFYGGDIAVDVTVEIFSQIHLRESAAKLKEQREKALCPEQTPGRTDYTVKYREHIQNKYRVIKDLNSRLGENVTLNSRYTKLMIVKKHCHKKEREHEIMTLGRRHEEIMTKRASSITLSNLFKCDEDGQTPQIVVLLGAAGIGKTMTARKIMFDWAGGELYRGKFDYAFYINCREVNFGSEQGRIADLIIKNCPNKNAPIEEILINPEKLLFIIDGFDELRFSLDQPEDNLCSDPCEKQPLEITLSSLVRKTVLLESYVIITTRPTALEKLRQCLECARYAEILGFSTAEREEYFHKFFGNEEKARKAFNFVKENEMLFTMCFVPIACWIICTVLKQHMEAGEDLAQTSKTITGVYMLYLFSLLKGHSSNAKQPTPTNLKGLCSLAADGIWRQKILFGEEEIKKHGLDTSDSLFLNENMFQKDIDCECVYSFIHLSFQEFFAALFYVLEKEETTVVDTGTAMNNVKKLLENYGKSRNYLMLTVRFLFGLLNEERMKDMEKKLSCKISPKIKPDLLQWVKTKPKISSLSLESEELFLEPDEELSSFKRNAEMIYQLEEFHCLYEIQEENFVQSALNRFTELYLAEYNFTKMDQVALSFCLKNCCRLETLHLNLCMFGLEDSSEDSLRPPKQPRLEQHQDELTPSPIYLLCQALKDPNCKLKKLKLTNGHLTTACYRDLASALSTKQTLSELDLSMNSLGDSGVRLLCEGLTHPTCKLQKLGLSNCHLTATCSGDLASLLSTKPTLTELDIGENNLGDSGVQLLCGGLKHPHCKLQKLRLMNCGLTAGSCGNLSSVLRAKPTLNELDLALNNLGEAGGMKLLCEGLKHPDCKLQKLRLMGCQLTAACCEDLSSVLSINQTLTELELRGNLLRDSGVQLLCEGLKHANCKLQKLGLKNFLLTDACCEDLAAVLSISESLTELQLGIDYLRDSGVQLLCEGLKHPNCKLQKLGLWGCDLTADCCGDLSSALRTSQYLTELELGYNELGDSGVQLLCEGVKHPNCKLQKLGLEHCSLTAACCGDLSSALSMNQNLSELDIGRNKLGDSGVQLLCEGLKHPNCKLHKISLGYQSVTEETQAELAAVKDTKPDLLIEIW encoded by the exons ATTACACGGTGAAATATCGAGAACACATCCAAAACAAGTACAGAGTCATAAAAGACTTGAACTCTCGCCTTGGTGAGAATGTGACTCTAAACAGCAGATACACAAAGCTGATGATTGTAAAGAAACATTGTCACAAAAAGGAAAGAGAACACGAAATAATGACCTTGGGACGGAGACACGAAGAAATCATGACGAAGCGAGCTAGTTCCATCACCCTGAGCAATTTATTTAAATGTGATGAAGATGGACAAACGCCGCAAATTGTTGTgctactgggagctgcagggattgGAAAAACAATGACAGCGAGAAAGATTATGTTTGATTGGGCAGGAGGAGAGCTCTACAGGGGAAAGTTTGATTATGCTTTCTACATAAATTGCAGGGAAGTGAATTTTGGCAGTGAGCAGGGAAGAATTGCGGATTTGATCATAAAGAATTGTCCCAATAAAAACGCACCAATTGAAGAGATTTTGATAAATCCAGAGAAACTCCTGTTTATTATTGATGGTTTTGATGAACTGAGATTTTCCTTGGATCAGCCAGAAGATAATCTGTGCTCTGATCCCTGTGAGAAGCAGCCCTTGGAAATTACACTGAGCAGTTTAGTTCGGAAAACTGTTCTTCTTGAATCCTATGTAATAATCACTACAAGACCCACTGCTTTGGAGAAACTCCGGCAGTGTCTGGAGTGTGCACGTTACGCAGAGATCCTGGGGTTTTCTACAGCTGAGAGGGAGGAATATTTCCATAAGTTTTTTGGGAATGAAGAAAAAGCAAGAAAAGCCTTTAACTTTGTCAAAGAAAATGAAATGCTCTTCACCATGTGCTTTGTCCCCATTGCATGTTGGATCATCTGCACGGTTCTGAAACAACATATGGAAGCAGGGGAAGATCTTGCACAAACATCCAAAACAATCACTGGTGTGTACATGCTCTATCTTTTCAGCTTATTAAAGGGTCACAGCAGCAATGCAAAGCAGCCCACACCAACTAACTTAAAGGGACTTTGTTCCTTGGCTGCAGATGGAATCTGGAGGCAGAAAATACTCTTTGGGGAAGAAGAAATCAAGAAGCATGGCTTAGATACATCCGACTCTCTCTTTCTGAATGAGAACATGTTTCAAAAAGATATTGACTGTGAGTGTGTTTACAGCTTCATTCACTTGAGTTTTCAAGAGTTTTTTGCAGCTTTGTTTTATGTGTTGGAGAAAGAAGAAACAACTGTGGTAGATACAGGAACTGCTATGAACAATGTGAAAAAATTGTTAGAAAACTATGGAAAATCTAGAAATTATTTAATGTTAACAGTGCGATTCCTGTTTGGTCTCTTGAATGAAGAGAGGATGAAGGACATGGAGAAAAAACTTAGCTGCAAAATTTCACCCAAAATCAAACCAGATTTACTGCAGTGggttaaaacaaaaccaaaaatatcATCCTTGTCCCTAGAGTCTGAGGAGCTGTTCTTGGAGCCTGATGAGGAGTTATCATCCTTTAAACGTAACGCTGAGATGATTTACCAGCTTGAGGAGTTTCACTGTTTGTATGAAATTCAGGAAGAGAATTTTGTGCAAAGTGCACTAAATCGCTTCACTGAGCTGTATTTAGCTGAATACAATTTTACCAAAATGGATCAAGTGGCTCTTTCATTCTGTCTAAAAAACTGTTGCAGACTGGAGACGCTCCATCTAAATCTGTGCATGTTTGGATTAGAAGACTCGAGTGAAGATTCTCTAAGGCCACCCAAACAGCCACGTTT GGAACAGCATCAGGATGAGCTGACACCTTCTCCCATTTACCTGCTCTGCCAAGCTCTGAAGGATCCAAACTgtaaactaaagaaactaaa GCTTACTAATGGCCATCTCACCACCGCTTGTTACAGGGATCTCGCCTCTGCTCTCAGCACCAAACAAACCCTGAGTGAGCTGGACCTGTCGATGAACAGCCTGGGCGACTCAGGAGTGAGGCTGCTGTGTGAGGGACTGACCCACCCAACCTGCAAACTGCAGAAACTGGG GCTTTCTAACTGCCACCTCACAGCCACGTGTAGTGGGGATCTCGCATCTCTCCTCAGCACCAAGCCCACCCTGACAGAGCTTGACATAGGGGAGAACAACCTGGGGGATTCAGGCGTGCAGCTGCTGTGCGGGGGGctgaaacatccacactgcaaactgCAGAAGCTGCG GTTGATGAATTGTGGTCTGACAGCTGGCTCTTGCGGGAATCTCTCCTCTGTTCTCAGGGCCAAACCGACCCTGAATGAGCTGGATCTTGCGCTGAACaacctgggagaggcagggggaatgAAACTGCTGTGTGAGGGACTGAAACATCCCGACTGCAAACTGCAGAAACTGAG GTTGATGGGTTGCCAGCTGACAGCTGCTTGTTGTGAGGATCTCTCCTCTGTTCTCAGTATCAACCAGACTCTGACTGAGTTGGAGTTGAGAGGAAACCTCCTCAGGGATTCTGGCGTGCAGCTGCTGTGTGAGGGGCTGAAGCATGCAAACTGCAAACTGCAGAAACTGGG gctgAAGAATTTCCTTCTCACAGATGCCTGCTGTGAGGATCTAGCTGCTGTTCTCAGCATCAGTGAGAGCCTGACGGAGCTACAGCTGGGCATTGACTATCTGAGGGATTCCGGAGTGCAGCTGCTGTGCGAGGGTCTGAAACACCCCAACTGCAAACTGCAGAAACTGGG GTTGTGGGGCTGTGATCTCACAGCCGATTGCTGTGGGGATCTCTCCTCTGCTCTCAGAACCAGCCAGTACTTGACAGAGCTAGAACTGGGGTATAACGAACTGGGCGATTCCGGCGTGCAGCTGCTGTGTGAGGGAGTGAAACATCCTAACTGCAAACTGCAGAAACTGGG GTTGGAGCATTGCAGCCTGACTGCTGCTTGTTGTGGTGATCTCTCCTCCGCATTAAGCATGAACCAGAACCTGTCAGAACTAGATATAGGGAGAAACAAGCTGGGGGATTCCGGAGTGCAGCTGCTCTGTGAGGGACTGAAACACCCCAATTGCAAACTACACAAAATAAG CCTGGGCTATCAGAGCGTCACTGAAGAAACACAGGCAGAGCTGGCTGCTGTGAAAGACACAAAACCTGATCTCCTCATAGAGATATGGTAG